In Malassezia japonica chromosome 2, complete sequence, one DNA window encodes the following:
- a CDS encoding cathepsin D (SECRETED:SignalP(1-20); COG:O; EggNog:ENOG503P3N3; MEROPS:MER0001437), translating to MKLTFQFVLGLLIASNIAYASRLVHSVRSTPIPLERRNMLILDNNVLNFAAMNRHFKALDRKFSSAMDNYERNTGHIHPFKVAVHPKKRGKWDGGDDGDDDDDNGSDGGGWGGNGGGRGSGGGNDGNGSGSDSGGGNGIGWGPDGGDDGGDGNDSNGGDGSGSGSGSGSGSGSGSGSGSGSGSGSGSSPGSDGPGGSGNGPGSGSGGGSGSGSGSGSGDGDGGGDGDGSDSGDGSGSGSGSGSDDPSGSGSGNGTTSGNSTNSGHGGNVPLTDIRKEQLWAGKISFGGQSFLIDFDTGSADTLVNHGAYDPKKSHSSKETHKSFRAQYGDGTTASGNIFTDEFEIGGLKAKDVAIGVATSDFLRDQDGNQGISGMSFPSIQTFPKDYPPFMVSLKKQNAVQQSVFQFTIKRGSGSTLHLGSADTSKGKGGFKYTKVDPSLGFWVADASINGKSIKAIVDSGSTIISGPRNQVNEVLSTIHGLTPIHQQGMTLYTFECTQTPDVKIHIAGLDVKLGHDQTRYGQDGQGRCVLPIASMGNMPMNAWILGDTFFQMTSIVFDMEQNRMGFALQASA from the coding sequence ATGAAGCTCACCTTCCAATTCGTACTTGGTCTCCTCATCGCCTCGAACATTGCGTACGCCTCGCGTCTTGTGcactcggtgcgctcgactCCGATCCCTTTGGAGCGTCGCAACATGCTGATCCTGGACAACAACGTCTTGAACTTTGCCGCTATGAACCGTCACTTTAAGGCTCTTGACCGCAAGTTCTCGTCCGCCATGGACAACTACGAGCGTAACACGGGCCACATCCACCCTTTCAAGGTTGCCGTGCACCCTAAGAAGCGTGGAAAGTGGGACGGTGGTGATGACGGCGATGATGACGACGACAACGGGAGCGATGGCGGCGGCTGGGGCGGTAACGGAGGAGGCCGTGGCAGCGGCGGTGGTAACGACGGCAATGGATCTGGCTCTGACAGTGGAGGCGGAAACGGCATCGGTTGGGGTCCTGACGGCGGCGATGACGGCGGCGATGGAAACGATTCGAATGGCGGAGACGGATCCGGCAGTGGCTCTGGTAGCGGCTCCGGCAGCGGCTCTGGTAGCGGCTCTGGCTCTGGCTCTGGCTCCGGCAGTGGTTCTAGCCCTGGTTCTGATGGTCCTGGCGGCTCTGGCAACGGCCCTGGCAGTGGatccggcggcggctccgGTAGCGGCTCTGGCAGTGGCTCCGGTGatggcgacggcggcggcgacggcgacggtTCTGACTCGGGAGATGGTTCCGGCTCTGGCTCTGGCTCTGGCTCCGATGATCCGAGTGGTTCTGGTAGCGGCAACGGCACGACAAGTGGCAACAGCACCAACAGCGGTCATGGCGGCAATGTCCCTCTGACCGACATTCGTAAGGAGCAGCTCTGGGCCGGCAAGATTTCTTTTGGTGGCCAGTCGTTCCTGATCGACTTTGACACCGGTTCGGCTGACACGCTGGTGAACCATGGTGCTTACGATCCCAAGAAGTCGCACTCGTCTAAGGAAACCCACAAGTCCTTCCGTGCCCAGTACGGAGATGGAACAACTGCCTCGGGCAACATCTTCACGGACGAGTTTGAGATTGGTGGTCTGAAAGCCAAGGACGTTGCGATTGGCGTTGCCACGAGTGACTTCCTCCGTGACCAGGACGGCAACCAAGGCATCAGCGGAATGTCGTTCCCTTCGATCCAGACCTTCCCCAAGGACTATCCTCCCTTTATGGTTTCGCTGAAGAAACAGAACGCGGTGCAGCAGTCCGTGTTCCAGTTCACGATCAAGCGGGGCTCGGGTTCGACGTTGCATCTGGGCAGCGCGGACACGTCCAAGGGCAAGGGCGGATTCAAGTACACCAAGGTGGATCCTTCGCTTGGCTTTTGGGTCGCTGATGCGTCGATCAACGGCAAGTCGATTAAGGCGATCGTTGACTCTGGCTCGACGATCATCAGTGGTCCTCGTAACCAGGTGAACGAAGTGTTGAGCACGATCCACGGTCTGACGCCCATACACCAACAAGGCATGACGCTCTACACGTTTGAGTGCACACAGACGCCCGACGTCAAGATTCACATCGCTGGTCTCGATGTGAAGCTTGGCCACGACCAGACGCGTTACGGTCAGGATGGTCAGGGCCGCTGCGTGCTTCCGATTGCCAGCATGGGTAACATGCCGATGAACGCGTGGATCCTGGGTGACACCTTCTTCCAGATGACCTCGATTGTGTTCGACATGGAGCAGAACCGTATGGGTTTTGCGCTCCAGGCTTCGGCTTAG
- a CDS encoding cathepsin D (SECRETED:SignalP(1-19); EggNog:ENOG503P3N3; MEROPS:MER0000921; COG:O) → MKLSVQFVTGLLLAAGVLAGPIDSAAGTAPVALERRNLFINADDILDFFALGQHFKAQDTKFAAALDNYERNTGSVHPLKVEGGAQKRATGDLGLTDIQNDQLYAGKLTFGGQTFAIDFDTGSADTLANPGAYNPSKSKTSKNTHASFSAAYGDGTSARGTIYTDSFSIAGLKANNVAIGRSSNTFITGEDSNQGIAGLSFPSIQTFPKQYPPFFQSLRDQKAVSQGVFQFTLKHGAGSSLFLGGVDASKAKGSFKYTNVQPSLGFWISKATINGKAITAIVDSGSTIISGPTSQVRSVVSTIPGLTPIYQQGSTMYVYNCAQTPSITISIAGLDVKLGKAQTRYGKDNLGRCVLPIVGQSGMPMNAWILGDTFFQMTSIVFDMDKSRMGFALQA, encoded by the coding sequence ATGAAGCTTTCTGTTCAGTTTGTCACTGGTCTCCTCCTTGCTGCCGGTGTCCTTGCCGGCCCTATTGACTCTGCGGCTGGCACTGCGCCGGTTGCtctggagcgccgcaaccTCTTTATCAATGCGGATGATATCCTGGACTTCTTCGCCCTTGGCCAGCACTTCAAGGCCCAGGACACCAAGTTCGCCGCTGCTCTGGACAACTACGAGCGCAACACTGGTAGCGTCCACCCCCTGAAGGTTGAGGGCGGTGCCCAGAAGCGTGCTACGggcgacctcggcctcACCGACATCCAGAACGACCAGCTGTACGCTGGTAAGCTCACCTTTGGTGGCCAGACCTTTGCGATTGACTTCGATACTGGTTCGGCTGACACCCTTGCCAACCCCGGTGCCTACAACCCCTCGAAGTCCAAGACCTCGAAGAACACCCACGCGAGCTTTAGCGCTGCGTACGGTGACGGCACCAGCGCTCGTGGTACCATCTACACCGACTCATTCTCGATTGCAGGCCTCAAGGCTAACAACGTTGCGATTGGTCGTTCGTCCAACACCTTCATCACGGGTGAGGACTCCAACCAGGGTATCGCCGGTCTCTCGTTCCCCTCGATCCAGACCTTCCCTAAGCAGTACCCCCCCTTCTTCCAGTCGCTCCGTGACCAGAAGGCTGTGAGCCAGGGTGTCTTCCAGTTCACCCTCAAGCACGGTGCGGGCTCAAGCCTTTTCCTTGGTGGCGTTGACGCCTCGAAGGCCAAGGGCAGCTTCAAGTACACCAACGTGCAGCCGTCGCTCGGCTTCTGGATCTCCAAGGCCACGATCAACGGCAAGGCGATCACCGCCATTGTTGACTCGGGCTCGACCATCATCAGCGGCCCGACCAGCCAGGTTAGGTCGGTCGTCAGCACCATCCCCGGCCTGACCCCCATCTACCAGCAGGGCTCGACCATGTACGTGTACAACTGCGCCCAGACCCCGAGCATCACCATCTCGATTGCTGGTCTCGACGTcaagctcggcaaggcccAGACCCGCTACGGTAAGGACAATCTCGGTCGCTGCGTGCTCCCGATCGTTGGCCAGAGCGGCATGCCCATGAACGCCTGGATCCTGGGTGACACCTTCTTCCAGATGACGTCGATTGTCTTCGACATGGACAAGAGCCGCATGGGCTTTGCCCTCCAGGCTTAA
- a CDS encoding cathepsin D (SECRETED:SignalP(1-19); EggNog:ENOG503P3N3; MEROPS:MER0000921; COG:O) produces the protein MKLTFSLVLCVLGISSVIAGPLPDPGSIAPIILERHAKFLSANHVLNFAAMDKHLKSIDNKFSKGLRNYERNTGQIHPLKTAVHPKKGSKRVQGSGIGNGRCKLGGNGNGNGSGNGSDNSNGNDNGNGNGNGNGNGNGNGNGNGNGNGNGNGNGNGNGNGNGNGNGNGNGNGNGNGSDNGNGTVSGNGGDGDVHLTNVQNDLLYAGKMTFGGQSFSIDFDTGSADTLVNPSAYDPKKSQDSKKTGKSFDAAYGDGTAAQGPIYTDSFEIAGLQARGVAIGRSLSEFIKDEDVNQGVSGLSFPSIQAFPKSYLPFFVSLMKQKAVSQGVFQFTLKHGSSPDSILHLGSVDHSKGKGPLKYIDVDPSLGFWVADASINGKPIKAIVDSGSTIISGPKAQVEDVIRTIPGIEAVQETDSVMYVFSCEQTPNVVISIAGLDVKLGHNQTRYGKTDDGRCVFPVAALPDMPLDAWILGDTFFQMTTIVFDMAQNRMGFALQA, from the coding sequence ATGAAGCTTACTTTTTCCCTCGTCTTGTGTGTCCTCGGCATCAGCTCGGTCATTGCTGGTCCTCTCCCCGACCCTGGGAGTATTGCGCCGATTATTCTTGAGCGCCATGCCAAGTTTCTCTCAGCCAACCATGTTCTGAACTTTGCTGCCATGGACAAGCATTTGAAGTCTATTGACAACAAGTTCTCGAAGGGTCTGCGTAACTATGAGCGGAACACTGGTCAAATTCACCCGCTCAAGACCGCCGTGCATCCCAAGAAGGGCAGTAAGCGCGTCCAAGGAAGTGGGATTGGAAATGGTCGTTGCAAACTTGGTGGTAATGGAAACGGCAATGGCAGCGGCAACGGCAGTGACAACAGCAACGGAAATGACAACGGCAATGGCAATGGCAACGGCAATGGCAACGGCAACGGCAACGGCAACGGCAACGGCAACGGCAACGGCAACGGCAACGGCAACGGCAACGGCAACGGCAACGGCAACGGCAACGGCAACGGCAACGGCAACGGCAACGGCAACGGCAACGGCAGTGACAACGGTAATGGCACGGTCAGCGGCAACGGAGGCGACGGAGACGTCCACCTCACCAATGTCCAGAACGACCTACTTTACGCCGGCAAAATGACCTTTGGCGGTCAGTCCTTTTCGATTGATTTCGACACGGGTTCTGCCGATACGCTTGTAAACCCCAGTGCCTATGATCCCAAAAAGTCTCAGGATTCCAAGAAAACAGGCAAGTCGTTCGATGCCGCGTACGGCGACGGTACTGCAGCTCAAGGCCCTATCTACACCGACTCGTTCGAGATTGCTGGCCTGCAAGCCCGAGGTGTCGCCATCGGCCGCTCTTTGTCCGAGTTTATCAAGGACGAGGATGTGAACCAAGGTGTGAGTGGACTGTCGTTCCCCTCGATCCAGGCCTTCCCCAAGTCCTACCTCCCTTTTTTCGTGTCGCTGATGAAGCAAAAGGCAGTGAGCCAGGGTGTGTTTCAGTTCACTTTGAAGCACGGCTCTAGCCCCGACTCGATCCTGCACCTCGGTAGCGTTGACCACTCGAAAGGCAAAGGCCCTCTGAAGTATATCGACGTCGATCCTTCTCTCGGGTTCTGGGTTGCGGATGCCTCGATCAACGGCAAGCCGATCAAGGCAATTGTCGACTCTGGTTCGACGATCATCAGTGGTCCCAAAGCGCAGGTCGAGGATGTGATCCGTACGATCCCAGGTATCGAAGCCGTCCAGGAGACCGACTCGGTGATGTACGTCTTTTCGTGCGAGCAGACGCCCAACGTTGTGATTTCGATCGCGGGCCTCGATGTGAAGCTCGGCCACAACCAGACCCGCTATGGCAAGACAGACGATGGCCGCTGCGTCTTCCCGGTTGCTGCGCTGCCCGATATGCCTCTGGATGCGTGGATCCTGGGCGACACCTTTTTCCAGATGACGACCATCGTGTTTGACATGGCCCAGAACCGTATGGGCTTTGCTCTCCAGGCCTAG
- a CDS encoding 3-deoxy-7-phosphoheptulonate synthase (EggNog:ENOG503NXFG; COG:E), with amino-acid sequence MSAKESWRTKPIAQDVKYNDEAHLKSVLGQLDALPGLVSPQEVDRLREQLGQVAEGKAFLLQCGDCAELFSYCNPSQIEAKLKLTLLMSLIIIHGVRLPVVRIGRIAGQYAKPRSKPTEMVDTPDGKREVLSFRGDNVNGLGIDERDPNPDRLLSAYFYSASTLNHIRSWLSSGGADLHAPHAWSFHHVQSEYLQREFARIADSIADSLDFMKTVGADPGTTPGGNVLNTVDYFSSHEGLMLEYENVLTRETPSGLYDLSAHTIWLGDRTRQLDGAHVEFFRSIRNPVGIKVGPSMQPDELLRMLDIVNPDCEKGRVTLISRYGAKKINQLLPQHIRAVQGSCHNGTVVWCCDPMHGNTVSSPLNPNVKTRMFSDIVTELASSLRIHAEENSRLGGVHLELTGDEGVTECIGGSMELSDEDLSRRYLTHCDPRLNYEQSLDIAFIISEVLRAQRQGKTAAESDAMVQALANSIREPSE; translated from the coding sequence ATGTCTGCTAAAGAATCTTGGCGCACCAAGCCGATCGCGCAGGACGTCAAGTACAACGATGAGGCGCACCTGAAGAgcgtgctcggccagctcgaTGCACTTCCTGGCCTTGTGTCGCCCCAAGAAGTggaccgcctgcgcgagcagctcggccaggTGGCCGAAGGCAAGGCCTTCCTGCTGCAGTGCGGCGACTGTGCCGAGCTCTTTTCGTACTGCAACCCATCGCAGATCGAGGCGAAGCTGAAGCTGACGCTGCTCATGTCGCTGATTATTATTCACGGTGTGCGCCTGCCGGTGGTGCGCATCGGCCGCATTGCCGGGCAGTATGCTAAGCCCCGCAGCAAGCCGACCGAGATGGTCGACACGCCGGACGgcaagcgcgaggtgctctcGTTCCGCGGCGACAATGTAAACGGCCTCGGTATCGATGAGCGCGATCCGAATCCCGACCGTTTGCTGTCGGCCTACTTTtactcggcctcgacgctgAACCACATCCGCAGCTGGCTGTCGAGCGGCGGTGCGGAcctgcacgcgccgcatgcTTGGAGCTTCCACCATGTGCAGTCCGAGTATCTGCAGCGTGAGTTTGCGCGGATCGCGGATAGTATTGCAGACTCGCTCGACTTTATGAAGACGGTCGGCGCCGATCCCGGCACCACACCGGGCGGCAATGTGCTCAACACGGTCGACTACTTTAGCAGCCACGAAGGCTTGATGCTCGAGTACGAAAATGTGCTTACGCGCGAGACGCCTTCTGGCCTGTACGACCTGTCGGCGCACACCATCTGGCTCGGCGACCGCACGCGACAGCTGGACGGCGCTCACGTCGAGTTCTTCCGCTCGATCCGCAACCCGGTCGGCATCAAGGTGGGTCCGAGTATGCAgccggacgagctgctgcgcatgctcgacaTTGTGAACCCGGACTGCGAAAAGGGCCGCGTAACGCTCATCTCGCGTTACGGTGCGAAGAAGATCAACCAGCTGCTGCCGCAGCACATTCGCGCCGTGCAGGGCTCGTGCCACAACGGAACGGTGGTGTGGTGCTGCGACCCGATGCATGGCAATACGGTCTCCTCGCCGCTAAACCCCAATGTAAAGACGCGCATGTTTAGCGACATCGTGACCGAGCTCGCGAGCTCGCTGCGGATCCACGCCGAGGAAAACAGCCGCCTGGGGGGTgtgcacctcgagctgaCCGGCGACGAAGGCGTGACGGAGTGCATCGGTGGAAGCATGGAgctctcggacgaggacctgTCGCGGAGGTACCTGACGCACTGCGACCCCCGCCTGAACTACGAGCAGTCGCTGGACATTGCGTTTATTATTAGCGAGGTGctccgcgcgcagcgccaagGAAAAACGGCCGCAGAGAGCGATGCAATGGTGCAAGCACTAGCGAACTCGATCCGCGAGCCCAGTGAGTAG
- the COG3 gene encoding Golgi transport complex subunit 3 (COG:U; EggNog:ENOG503NV3Q) produces MSVGTSEAPFSLEEWYATLAPLQDKQRLSVSRISAWTSTESEESEEKDVPKAAGEGSSLAAFLARVADEVDAASATQHDAQIEALKQTIADLDALLASIDACQVNMAEMRAGLAFVEESAQELMGQAEGMMAEQSKLDKLAEQISLRLSYFSVLPQATALVSSPTNDIVETRAFLDMLKRLELALQFMNSNSHYSDAQLYQMRISHCLVRVMTMVRLQFAKRGAQTTDTALAQLQEVNHTRDFTSDTATLDLYSGPMTEALYGGFVSLQASFRPLFAELEQLETPSAAPSAALIAVVPASGEEYHEILEECRATFCRWRMLLAKESLRMYLNDHGRRIQSPQDLAFSLEQAAGFVHGLACQEVALYTTFFCAASLKGRHESPSAPTRLLHALGEQLLAFASSSLPSTPHELAALCAVFQTMPPPKATALPLATSGSDLLDAEQQHQRALAWMQPVLHDLCTRLVKSANAVVKSDIVSFAPKHEDLLYPQVLLEQRQAIAEEQAALAKATREKVLKHTKRASAVGAGLLESLVGDRKALALFSQPSAAVYASWYVPVRTSLELLAMLHTHVPISSLIDVGMKCIDGAQSAVAHAANLLRDGKYGAPEGAVGAVDGHLFQLRHLFVLQELFYSVEIASRSAVSHAANDPSDMQLDAPGMQIFGVRVADASVVLDTINSLWSATRFLSSEPKVPPLSHDERSHLNQHTQTALDTTRQQLHTSIVDASAMTSELASANLALPLQIFLAQAQRAAPDASKALAAWTTFQQSLDVNLDELREKVLVYISDDATVANIMDTVVKRTVETYHAYKALVDDIHTQDGASSESLSALAPPHEVQAMLTRRLQPALDRAP; encoded by the exons ATGAGCGTGGGGacgtccgaggcgccctTCTCCTTGGAGGAGTGGTACGCgacgcttgcgccgctgcaggacAAGCAGCGGCTATCGGTAAGCCGCATTTCTGCGTGGACATCCACAGAGAGCGAAGAAAGCGAGGAAAAAGACGTACCAAAAGCGGCAGGGGAAGGGAGCAGCCTCGCGGCCTttctcgcgcgcgtcgccgacgaggtggacgcggcgagtgcgacgcagcacgacgcgcagatcgaggcgctgaaGCAGACGATTGCTGatctcgatgcgctgctcgcctcGATCGACGCGTGCCAGGTCAACATGGCCGAGATGCGCGCGGGCCTCGCGTTTGTCGAGGAGAGCGCCCAAGAGCTCATGGGTCAGGCCGAAGGCATGATGGCCGAGCAAAGCAagctcgacaagctcgCTGAGCAGATTTCGCTGCGCCTCTCTTACTTCTCCGTGCTGCCACaagcgacggcgctcgtttcgtcgccgacgaacGATAtcgtcgagacgcgcgcgtTTCTCGATATGCTCAAGCGCctggagctcgcgctgcagttTATGAACTCGAACTCGCATTACTCGGATGCGCAGCTGTATCAGATGCGCATTAGCCACTGCCTTGTGCGTGTCATGACCATGGTACGCCTGCAGTTTGCCAAGCGGGGCGCACAAACCAccgacacggcgctcgcccagcTGCAAGAGGTGAACCACACGCGCGACTTTACCTCGGAcacggcgacgctcgacctcTACTCGGGCCCGATGACCGAGGCCTTGTACGGCGGTTTCGTGTCGCTCCAGGCGAGTTTCCGGCCGCTGTTTGcagagctcgagcagcttgagacgcccagcgccgcgccgagtgccgcgCTGATTGCGGTGGTGCCGGCGTCCGGCGAAGAATACCACGAAATCCTGGAAGAGTGCCGCGCGACGTTTTGTCGCTGGCGTATGTTGCTCGCCAAGGAATCGCTGCGTATGTACCTCAACGACCACGGACGGCGCATACAGTCGCCGCAGGACCTTGCTTTCTCTCTCGAACAGGCGGCAGGGTTTGTGCATGGGCTTGCGTGCCAGGAAGTTGCGCTGTATACCACCTTTTTCTGCGCTGCTTCGCTCAAAGGACGCCACGAAtcgccctcggcgccgacgcgcctcttgcacgcgcttggcgagcagctccttgCATTTGCCAGCAGCAGCCTTCCGTCCAcgccgcacgagctcgcggcgctctgtGCCGTATTCCAGACGATGCCACCGCCCAAGGCCACGGCGCTGCCCCTTGCAACGAGCGGATCCGATTTGCTGGATGCCGAACAGCAGCACCAACGCGCGCTCGCATGGATGCAGCCGGTGCTCCATGACCTGTGTACGCGCCTCGTAAAGAGCGCGAATGCGGTAGTAAAATCGGACATTGTCTCGTTTGCACCAAAACACGAGGACCTGCTCTATCCCCAGGTGCTCCTTGAGCAGCGGCAGGCGATCGCCGaagagcaggcggcgcttgccaaggcgacgcgcgaaAAGGTCCTCAAGCACACTAAGCGCGCGTCTGCCGTCGGGGCGGGTctgctcgagtcgctggTCGGCGACAGAAAAGCGTTGGCGCTCTTTTCCcagccgtcggcggcggtgtATGCATCGTGGTacgtgccggtgcgcacctcgctcgagctgcttgcgaTGCTGCATACCCACGTTCCCATTTCATCGCTAATCGATGTGGGAATGAAGTGCATTGACGGAGCCCAgagcgccgtggcgcacgccgcaaaCCTTCTCCGCGACGGCAAGTATGGCGCACCAGAAGGCGCAGTCGGCGCGGTGGACGGCCACCTCTTCCAGCTGCGGCACCTCTTTGTCCTCCAAGAGCTCTTTTACTCGGTCGAGATTGCGTCGCGTTCCGCAGTGAGCCATGCAGCAAACGACCCCAGTGATAtgcagctcgatgcgccgggCATGCAGATCTTTGGCGTGCGTGTCGCCGATGCGAGTGTCGTGCTGGACACGATCAACTCACTCTGGAGCGCGACCCGCTTCCTCTCGAGTGAGCCAAAAGTGCCGCCGCTTTCCCACGACGAGCGCTCGCACCTCAACCAGCATACCCAGACCGCGCTTGACACGACACGGCAGCAGCTACACACTTCGATTGTGgacgcctcggcgatgaCGAGCGAGCTGGCCTCGGCGAACCTCGCGCTGCCCTTGCAGATtttcctcgcgcaggcgcagcgggcggcgcccgacgcgaGCAAGGCCTTGGCGGCATGGACCACCTTTCAGCAGAGCTTGGACGTGAATCTGGACGAGCTACGAGAGAAGGTGTTGGTCTACATCAGCGACGATGCGACTGTGGCGAATATCATGGATACGGTGGTG AAACGCACCGTAGAGACCTACCATGCGTACAAGGCGCTTGTCGACGACATCCACACGCaggacggcgcgtcgagcgaaTCCTTgtccgcgctcgcgccgccgcacgaggTACAGGCGATGCTtacgcgccgcctgcagcCGGCGCTGGACCGTGCCCCATAG
- a CDS encoding uncharacterized protein (EggNog:ENOG503NXC6; COG:A) produces the protein MYPNSYAYPPANGAEHVPAPEGPAALSNPTSFERMYRGQLAQLTFNSKPIITNLTLIAQEHMHRMSTLVAKLIDAHIITAPPAYRLPSMYLLDSISKNIGSPYTELWAPRVATLFLESYRVVDQPTKRRLEELLATWRVAGPDKRPLFGDAAQQGIERALFGSAGGQPKQAQPTQSQVLANIERLLALKAQERSRNPGDESVGERMQTLRELREKVQDSEPIPELLAEVQKELDAIANKRQTTPAVATPPPAAAPTPSAAPTASASELIANLMRAGLLPSAQAVPAAAAAVVPVPTKASQDKAYTDYILSLDLRLTTLDLSRQPPELELVVQENLPLPCRQCANRYPDGVAGKNGLDYHLDWHFSQNRRARASMARGQSRSWLDPVARWVRSGFDDVTEHNTNEESGAVISPAQEQALKEKFANTYVVVPDDPEIAARPCRICKEKFQSEWSEDVEEWIWKNAVEIDGAYLHASCYYSAKSMSESVKGEAEAPAKPVVAPLEAPRVEAEAPQATPIKEEDGLKEEDAATLKRKASPAEELPQKKVASDEAPAASPTEAA, from the exons ATGTATCCGAATTCGTACGCCTACCCCCCCGCGAACGGTGCGGAGCA TGTGCCTGCTCCTGAAGGCCCGGCTGCCCTGTCGAACCCCACCTCGTTTGAGCGCATGTACCGCGGTCAGCTTGCCCAGCTCACGTTTAACTCGAAGCCGATTATTACCAACTTGACACTCATTGCACAGGAGCATATGCATCGCATGTCTACCCTGGTGGCCAAGCTGATTGATGCGCACATTATCACG GCGCCACCGGCCTACCGCCTGCCGTCCATGTATCTCTTGGACTCGATTTCCAAAAACATTGGGTCGCCATACACGGAGCTGTGGGCACCCCGCGTAGCGACTCTGTTTCTAGAGTCGTACCGTGTCGTGGACCAGCCCaccaagcgccgcctggaggagctgctcgcgacTTGGCGCGTTGCTGGGCCGGACAAGCGGCCTCTGTttggcgacgcggcgcagcaaggCATCGAGCGTGCTCTGTTTGGCAGCGCGGGCGGCCAGCCGAAGCAGGCACAGCCGACCCAGTCGCAAGTCCTTGCGAACATCGAGCGGCTCCTCGCTCTCAAGGCCCAGGAACGGTCGCGTAACCCTGGCGACGAGAGCGtgggcgagcgcatgcagACCTTGCGTGAGCTGAGGGAAAAGGTCCAAGATAGCGAACCCATTCccgagctccttgccgaAGTGCAAAAGGAGCTCGATGCGATTGCAAACAAGCGCCAGACTACGCCGGCGGTTGCGACGCCTccgccggctgcggcgccgacccCTAGCGCGGCGCCCACAGCATCGGCCTCGGAGCTGATTGCAAACCTgatgcgcgccggcctgctgccatccgcgcaggccgtgccagcggcggcagcagcgGTGGTGCCTGTGCCTACTAAGGCGAGCCAGGACAAGGCGTACACGGACTACATCCTATCGCTTGACCTGCGTCTCACAACGCTCGACCTGTCGCGGCAGCCgccggagctcgagctggtcgtCCAGGAGAACCTGCCTCTGCCGTGCCGCCAATGCGCCAACCGATACCCCGATGGCGTCGCAGGCAAGAATGGACTCGACTACCACCTCGACTGGCATTTTTCCCAaaaccgccgcgcgcgtgcgagcATGGCGCGTGGCCAGAGCCGGTCGTGGCTCGACCCCGTCGCCCGCTGGGTGCGCTCTGGCTTTGACGACGTCACGGAGCACAACACCAACGAGGAAAGCGGCGCGGTAATCAGCCCCGCTcaggagcaggcgctcaaaGAAAAGTTTGCCAACACCTATGTCGTCGTGCCCGACGACCCCGAAATTGCGGCACGCCCTTGCCGCATCTGCAAGGAAAAGTTCCAGAGCGAGTGGAGCGAGGACGTGGAAGAGTGGATCTGGAAGAACGCCGTCGAGATCGACGGCGCATACCTGCACGCCTCGTGCTACTACTCGGCCAAGTCCATGTCGGAGAGCGTCAagggcgaggccgaggcgccggccaagCCTGTGGTAGCGCCGCTggaagcgccgcgcgtcgaggccgaggcgcctcAAGCGACCCCCATCAAGGAAGAGGACGGGCTCAAGGAAgaggacgcggcgacgctcaAACGCAAggcgtcgcccgccgaAGAGCTTCCGCAGAAAAAGGttgcgagcgacgaggcgccggctgcgtcgCCCACCGAGGCCGCCTAA
- a CDS encoding uncharacterized protein (COG:J; EggNog:ENOG503NWQY), with the protein MLTIYKDLDLDIPKDITVQIDARIVTVKGPRGELTKNLRHMAMDIRLVKGPQGDKLKFIVWHGGRKHLACMRTAKASVANMIKGVTVGFQYKMRAVYAHFPINIIIADDKKSAEIRNFLGEKRVRRVNMLEGVTIMEDKAQKDQVLVEGNDIDLVSQSAALLHGVTLVRNKDIRKFLDGIYCTAKTSIVQVEA; encoded by the exons ATGCTGACGATCTACAAGGACCTGGATCTTGACATCCCGAAGGACATCACTGTCCAGATCGATGCTCGCATCGTGACGGTCAAGGGTCCCCGCGGTGAGCTCACCAAG AACCTCCGCCACATGGCTATGGACATCCGCCTCGTCAAGGGCCCCCAGGGCGACAAGCTCAAGTTCATTGTCTGGCACGGTGGCCGCAAGCACCTTGCTTGCATGCGTACCGCCAAGGCTTCGGTCGCCAACATGATCAAGGGTGTCACCGTCGGCTTCCAGTACAAGATGCGCGCCGTCTACGCCCATTTCCCCATCAACATCATCATCGCCGATGACAAGAAGAGCGCTGAGATCCGGAACTTCCTGGGCGAGAAGCGCGTTCGCCGCGTGAACATGCTCGAGGGTGTGACGATCATGGAGGACAAGGCCCAGAAGGACCAGGTCCTGGTTGAGGGT AACGACATCGACCTCGTGTCGCAGAGCGCCGCTCTCCTCCACGGTGTGACCCTTGTGCGTAACAAGGATATCCGCAAGTT CCTTGACGGTATCTACTGCACTGCCAAGACCTCGATCGTCCAGGTTGAGGCTTAA